DNA from Thioclava sp. GXIMD2076:
GATGAACGTCCAGTTCGCGATCAAGGACGGCGTGATCTATGTGCTCGAAGTCAATCCGCGCGCCTCGCGCACGGTGCCCTTCGTGGCCAAGGCAACTGACTCGGCGATTGCGTCGATCGCGGCGCGCCTGATGGCGGGCGAGCCGATGTCGGCCTTCCCCGAGCGTGCGCCCTATCCGGCGGATGCCGGCCCCGAAGACGACCTGCCCTATGCAGACGAGATGACCTTGGCCGACCCGATTACCCCTTGGTATTCGGTGAAAGAAGCGGTCCTGCCCTTCGCCCGTTTCCCGGGTGTGGACACGCTGCTTGGTCCGGAGATGCGCTCGACCGGCGAGGTCATGGGCTGGGACCGCAACTTCCCGCGCGCCTTCCTGAAAGCGCAAATGGGTGCCGGCACGCAGCTGCCAGTCGAAGGCCGCGTATTCATCTCGATCAAGGATGCCGATAAGTCGGAAGATCTGGCCGATGCCGCCAAGGATCTCATCTCGATGGGCTTCACCGTTATCGCCACCCGCGGCACCGCCAAATGGCTGGCCGAGAAAGGCGTTGAAGCGGAGCTGGTCAACAAGGTCTATGAAGGCCGTCCGAACATCGTGGACCGCATGAAAAATGGCGAGATTGCACTCGTGTTCAACACGACCGAGGGCAACCAGTCGATTTCGGATTCCCGTGAAATCCGTTCGGTCGCGCTCTATGACCACATCCCGTATTTCACCACCGCCGCAGGGTCGATCGCAGCTGTCGCTGCGATGAAGAGCCGCGCCGAGGGCGATGTTATCGTGCGCTCGCTACAGGCCTGACCCGTCAGGACATGGTATAGGAAGGCGGCACTCTGGTGCCGCCTTTTTCATTGGGCCGGTTTCATCGAGCCAGTGCCGCCTCGCGCTGCTCCCTCAAAAAAATGGCTCCGCAAAGCGTGACGCGGTGGCGCATATCCTGCCCTACCGCAGCAAAGTCCTCGGGGGCGAGCAGGATCCAACCGCCATCGCGCGGTGTCGCGAGCGTGTCGAAATAGACCGCCATCTGCTCGCGGCTCTGGCTGCGGGAGAGATCCGTCAGTAACAGGTAACGCCCGTTATCGATCCGCGCCATTTCGCGGGCAGTATTGCCATAGAACCCGCTCGAGATGCCGGGCATCCGCATCGCCTCTACGTGTTCGAGCCAGCTGCTATAGGCCGAGAGCACATCGAGGCAGCCCACAAGTTGCTGCGTGCGATCATCCTGCGCGCGAGCGCCCGTCGCACTCGCCAGAACCAGTATCATCACTGCCAGTCGCACAATCATCCGTGTCTCCCATGCTCTCTCCTCTATCGCCAAGATTGCGCCGGATTGGTGGACAATTAATTTACAAATCCCTCCTTGTTTCCAAATTAGAAAATATACATTTGACTCAGGTCAACGCAGTGAGGGCCTCACCATGCCATATTCATGATGCAATATGTGAGGTGCATCATGAGCTATACAGACAAGATATCGACCGTGCGCGGGGAGCTGCGCAGCATAGTCCAAGCCATTCCCGAGGCGATGCAGGGTTTCGGAACGCTCTCTGAAAATGTCGAGGGCGCGGGCGTTCTTGACAGGAAACAGAAAGAGATGCTGGCACTGGGCATGGCCATTGTCCAGCGTTGCGAACCCTGCATCCTCCTGCATGTTGAGTCCTTCCGCAAAGCCGGCGGCACGCGTGAGGAACTGGGCGATATTCTCGGTGTCGCGATCCAGATGAGTGGCGGTCCGGGTGTGATGTATTCGGGCCATGCACTCGCGGCATGGGACGAATTCGCGAAATAATGCGCATCGGCGATATATGATTAATGTCCGCCCTTCACAGGGGATGACATTTCCACAAAAATACGAGACGTTGAGCCATCCCTTATGGAGATGGTTATGATCCCTATCCGAAAGTTGCTGGCCGCCTGCGGCCTCGCCCTTTCTCTTGCAAGCTGTGGTGGAGGAAGCGGACCGACGGTTGGCAAACTCGCGAATCCGTCCTCGCTCGACGCCGCCAATTATCGCGCGCCCGGTATTCCGCTACAATTCGGAGACCGGTCGCCGCACCCGTGGGGGGAATTATCCCCGTCTGATTATCCGATCCACGGGATCGATGCGGCACGCTATCAGGGGCTGATCGACTGGCGCCGCGCTCGCAGTTCGGGCATCCGGTTCGCGTGGCTCAAAGCGACTGAAGGCGGCGATTATATCGATCCGGGCTACGGGATGAACGCCAATGCAGCGCGCGCGGCTGGCGTGGCCGTGGGCGCGTATCACTTCTATTACTTCTGCCGCACCCCGCAGGAACAGGCCGCATGGTATATCAGCCGCGTGCCCCGTGTGCGTGGGGATCTGCCGCCCGTGCTGGATATCGAATGGAACCACCAGTCCAAGACCTGCCGCCGCTTCCCTGATCCGCAGACGGTGCGCGCCGAGATGCGCACCTTCCTCGATATCGTGACCGCCCATTATGGCACCCGCCCCGTAATCTATTCCACCGTGGATTTCTGGCATGACAATGATCTGGAACTGCTGGGGAATTACGATTTCTGGCTGCGCTCGGTGGCAGATCACCCACGCGACCGCTATCCGGGCGTGCGCTGGACTTTCTGGCAATATACCGGCACCGGCATCGCGCCGGGGATTGGCGGGACCGTGGATCTGAACGCCTTTGCAGGATCGCCCACCGGTTGGGCCAACTGGTATAGCGCCCGCCAGCAGCCCTGAGCCTTACCCGCCGCAATCGAAAAGGCCGCCCCGAGGGGCGGCCTTTGTCTTTAGCCATTCACGCGGATGCGCGTGTTCTCGGGGTCATGCGGGCTGTCGACGGTGACTTCCGCCGGATAGTCCTGCCCCATCATGCGCACGGTCAGCTTGGTGCCCGGCTCGGCCAGATCGGGGCGGACATAGCCCATGCCGATCTGCTTGCCGAAGGCGACCGAATAGCCACCCGAGGTCAGGCGCCCGACCTTTTCGCCATCGAGCTTGATCGCCTCGCGGCCCCACGGATCGGCATCGGCCGGACCGTCGATCAGCAACGTCACGCACATCGCACGGATGCCTTTGTCGAGCATCGCCTGCTTGCCGGTGAACTCTTTATCCAGATCCACGAAGCGGTTGAGGCCGGCCTCGAGCGGGGTGGCATCGCGGCCCAGCTCGTTGCCGAAGGCGCGGTAGGATTTCTCCTGACGCAGCCAGTTCTGGGCGCGGGCGCCGACCAGCTTCATGCCATGCTTGGCACCGGCTTCCTGCAGCGCGTTCCAGAGATAGCGCGAGAACTCGATCGGGAAGTGCAGCTCCCAACCCAGCTCGCCGGTATAGGCCACGCGAACGGCGCGGACAGGGCACATACCCAGCTCGATATTGCGCATCGAGAGCCACGGGAAGCGCTTGTTCGACAGGACGGTTTCCGGCTCGGCATCCACGACCAGCTCGTTGAGAATGGCGCGCGCATTGGGCCCTGCCAGCGCGAAGACACCCCATTGCGTAGTGATGTCGTGGATGTCGAGATAGTCACCACCATTGGCGCGGAAGTCCTCGGCCGATTTCTTCAGGTAATCGGCGTCGTAATCCGTCCATGCACCGGCCGAGATCAGGTAATATTCGTCCTCGGCGATCCGCACGATGGTATATTCGGTGCGGGTGGTGCCCGCAGGCGTCAGCGCATAGGTCAGGTTGATCCGGCCCACTTTCGGCAGTTTGTTGCAGGTGAACAGATCAAGGAAGGCCGTCGCACCGGGGCCGCGCACCAGATGCTTGGTGAAGGCGGAGGCGTCGATCAGACCGGCCGTGTTGCGGATCGCCTCGGCCTCGTCCTTGGCATATTGCCACCAGCCGCCACGGCGGAACGAACGCGCTTCATGGTCGAAGTTCGAGGGCGCATCTTTCGGGCCATAATAGTTGGGGCGTTCCCAGCCATTGACCTGACCCATCTGCGCGCCTTCCGCAATCTGGGCGTCGTAGTTGGGCGTGGTGCGCAGGGGGCGGGCCGCCTCGCGCTCCTCGTCGGGATGGTGCAGGATGAAGACGTGCTCGTAGCATTCCTCGTTCTTCTTCACCGCCCATTCATTGGTCATCCACTGGCCGTAGCGTTTGGGGTCCAGCGAGGCCATATCGATCTCGGCTTCACCCTCGACCATCATTTGCGCCAGATAGTAGCCGGTGCCGCCTGCTGCGGTGATCCCGAAGCTAAAGCCCTCGGCCAGCCACATATTGCGCAGACCGGGTGCCGGACCCACCAGCGGGTTGCCATCGGGGGTGTAGCAGATCGGGCCGTTGAAATCGTCTTTCAGGCCAGCGGTCTCGGTGGTCGGGATCCGGTGGATCATCGACATATATTCTTCCTCGATCCGCTCCAGATCGAGCGGGAACAGATCGGCGCGGAAGCTATCGGGCACGCCATGACGGAAGCAGGCCGGTGCGCCACGCTCATAGGGGCCCAAGATCCAGCCGCCGCGTTCTTCACGCACATACCATTTGCTGTCGGAATCCCGCAGCACCGGGTGTTCGGGGTTGCCCGCCTCACGGTAAGCCAGCAGCGCCGGATCGGGCTCGGTCACGATGAACTGGTGTTCCACGGGAATCGCGGGGATCTTGATGCCCAGAAGTTTTGCTGTGCGCTGCGCGTGGTTGCCGGTGGCGGTGACGACATGCTCGGCATGGATATCGACCATCTCGCCCGAACCCACAAGGTTACCGCCCTTGTCCACCATCTTCTCGAGCGTCACGATCCATTCCGAACCAGTCCACTTATAGGCATTGACCTGCAGTTTACGGACAATATCCACACCACGCTGGCGCGCGCCTTTGGCCATGGCCTGCGTCACATCGGCGGGGTTGATATAGCCGTCCTGCGGGTGGAAGAGCGCGCCAATCAGGTCTTCGGTATTCAGGAGCGGCCAGCGGTCCTTCATTTCCTTCGGCGTCAGGAACTCGTGGTAGACATCCGCGGTCTCGGCGATCGAGCTATAGAGCAGATATTCGTCCATCCGCTCCTGGGTCTGCGCCATACGCAGGTTGCCGCAGATCGAGAAGCCCGCATTCAGACCGGTCTCGGCCTCCAGCGTCTTGTAGAAATCCACCGAATATTTGTGGATATGGGTCGTCGCATAACCCATGTTGAACAGCGGAAGCAGCCCCGCCGCATGCCAGGTGGAACCTGCGGTCAGCTCGTCACGCTCGACAAGCATCACATCCTTCCAGCCCGCCTTCGCAAGGTGGTAGGCGATCGAACAGCCGACGGCGCCGCCACCGACGACCAGAGCTTTGACATGGGTTTTCATAGGGGGCATCTCCTGTTGGCCTTTCACCCATTTCTGGCAGAAGCCAAAAGAAGCGGAGCGCCGCGCCCGACCTTTGGCGGCAAAAAACGACAAAGCGTCCCCTCGTGATGTCCCGCGTGATAAAGGAGCGGCCGTGGCTGCGGGCGTTTACCAACTGCACATGAAACTGTCGCAAGGGAAGCCGCATCGGGATATATCAATAACATCCTAATTCTTTAGCCCCCTTTTAACCAAAAGGCCCGTCATGTCGCTGTCGCACTATCTTTCCAGCCTCGTCAGCTCCGTTCATAAGCTCTGGCTCAACCAGCAGAAAAGCGGCAATGCCGCGCAGGGCTTTGCCGCCCAGATGGACGAGAGCGACGCGCCTGCAAGCCTGTCAGGTGCCACCCCCGAGCAGCTGACCAAGGGGGTGACGCCTGCCCAGACCAGCGTGAAGACGGAGACCGCGCAGGTGGGGCTTGTGGTCGAATCCGCGCTGAGCGGCATGCTGACCACCGCGGATAAAGGCAGCGCCACACGTCCCCGCTCCGGCACGCCCTCCTACACCGCACCGGTGGTGGTGCCCGTCGAACAGGTCGCCAACCGCACGGAGACGCCCTCCGGCGCAAACACCAATACCGCGCAGAACATCTTCACCATCGGGCTCGATGGCAACCTGCAGGACAGGACCACAAGCCTGCGCGCGCAAAGCGCATATCAGAGCCTCAACGCCACTGGCCCCGTCTGGAGCGTCGGCGGCGACACCGCGACCAGCCCGCCGCGCACCGGTGGTGGCACACAGATCTTCGATGCCAACGGGTTGGTCTCCACCCATCTGGCGATGTCGTTCTGACCGGTCCACCCACCGCTGCGGTAAAGCGGGCATCGGCGGGTTCCCACCGACACGCCCGCACATGCCTGAAAATCTTGTGACCGGTCTGCAGGGATCCAAAACGCACCGGTCGCAGTTTCTTTCCCGATACAGCAGGCCACACCCGCTGCGAAACACTCGCCGGGCCCTGCAGAGTTTAAGGGAGAAGAGACTATGAAAAAGCTTCTTGCAACCACCGCAATCACCGTTATGGCCGCTTTGCCGGTTATGGCCCAGTCGACCGATACCAATGCTGCCGCCTCCGCGCAGGTCCAAGGTAATGATACGTTCTTCAAGTCCGTGCCGGATGCCGTCATGGCGTCCGATTTCATCGGTAAGCGCGTCTATGCGACCGCCTCGACCGATGCGGATGTGACGGCGGATACCGATATGGATGATATCGGCGAGGTCAGCGATATGATCGTCGGAAATAATGGCGATGTCGAAGCCGTTCTGGTCGATGTCGGCGGATTCCTCGGGATTGGCAAGAAAACCGTGGCCGTTAACCTCGATGCGCTGCAGATGGTCTCGGCCGAAGGCAGCATGGGCTCGGATTACCGCCTGGTGATGAAGGGCGACAAAGCTTCGCTGGAAAACGCTCCAGCTTATTCGCCGGCCATGGATGACATGGACCAGGCCGCCAATGCCGCTGGAAACGGCATGGAGAATGCCGCTGAGAACACCACGACTGTGGCTAGCGATGCCGGCAATGACGTAGCCGACGCGGCAGGCGATGCTGCCGACTGGACCAAGGAAAAAGCTGCCGCTGCGGGTGCCGCTGTTTCGGCGGCTGCTAAAGATGCCGCTGACTGGACCAAGGACAAAACCGCCGAGGCGGGCACCGCGATGGATCAGGCCGGCAATGACATGGCCGATGCAGCCGATGATACCAAGGCCGATATGACGACCGCAGCCGATACGCCCGCCAACCCCGAGGGCACGCCGGTGACCGACTGGAGCACCGTCAAGGCTGCAGACCTGGAGGGTCAGACCGTCTACGGCCCGAATGACGAGTCCATCGGCAAGGTCACCGATGTTGTGACCGACAGCAATGATGGTGTCACGCAAGTGGTGGTTAGTGTCGGTGGCTTCCTCGGGATGGGTGCAAAATCCGTCGCGCTGACGCCCGACCAGATGGAAGTGATGAAAGCCGATGACGGCCTCTCGATCCATGTGGCCGCCACTCAGGACGAGCTGGAGCAGATGCCCGCCTACACCGGCTGATAGTATACACATTTGACCAAGGCCCGGAGCACTCTCCGGGCCTTTTTCATTTGCGCCCGCGCGGCTTAAGCTTCAAACATCACAGAACCGTTTTCTGCTCCGGAGCCCGCCTGCCGTGTCACTGCTGAATAAGTCTCCGATCTGGTTGGGCCTTTTCGGGCTGTATTTCGCGGTTCAGGCCACCCTCCGTATCCTGCTGGGCGACCGGTTGAATATCGACGAGGCCGAGGCCTTTCTCTGGGCGCAGGGCTGGTCATGGGGCTACGGCCCGCAGCCCCCGCTCTATATCTGGTTGCAGCGTCTTGTGTTTCTGCTCACAGGCCCCTCGGTGGCCGGACTGGCCATCCTCAAGGCGCTGACCCTCTGGGCCACCTTCGCTCTGAGCTTCGCGCTGATGCGACGCTGGGTGCCGCCAACGCGGATCTGGATGGCTGGGCTTGCGACACTCATGCTGTTCTGGCTACCCGAGCTGGTCTGGGAAAGCCAACGCATCCGGACCCATAATGTCACCGTCACCATCGCCGCTCTGGCCTTCTTCTGGGCGCTCTTGCGGCTGCGCGAACGCCCGAGCCTTGGCAATTACGCGGCGCTCGGCCTGATTGCGGGACTGGGTCTTCTGACAAAATGGTCTTTCGCCCCCCTGCTGCTGGCAGGGTTCGGCAGCCTTCTCCTGAGCGCGGGCGGCCGCAGACTGCTCCGCGACCGCAAGGCACTTCTCTGGCTGGTGCTGCCGCTGGCGATCTGCCTGCCCACCTTCAGCTGGATCGCCCGTCATGCGGCGGTGGCCCTCGCCTCCGCTGACAAGCTGGATTTCGAGGGAGGACAAGGGCCGCTCGTCTCGTCAGGGCTGTTCCTGACCAGCACCGCCACCTCCGTCCTCACATTCCTTGCGCTTCCCGTGCTCGTTCTTGGCGCCTTCGCGCTCAGCACGCTACACAAACCCACCAGACACGATGCAGGAGAAAGCGGACCGCTGCGCCGCACAGAACAGGGCGTCGTGCTCGGCATCGTGGGGCTGACCCTGATGCTGATCCTCGCAGGCGGGCTCCTCAGCGGCGCGACCGAGTTGCGACTGCGCTGGCTCTTGCCGATCCTCGTGATACTCGTGCCGATGGCCGCGCTCTGGGTGCTGGACCGGCTCGGGCGCCGACGGCGCATCGGCCTTGTTGCCGCAACCCTCTGTCTGCCCGTGCTGCTCTGCGTGGCGATGGGTGTGATGCTGAAAACCGACCCGCCCTTCAAGAGCCTTGATCTCGACGGTCTGCAGGAGGCACTGGCGGCAGAAAACCTGACCGGCACAGTGCTGGCCAAGGAGATCATCGCGGGCAATATGGCGCTGCGGTTTCCGGAGCTGACTTGGCATGACCCTGCGACACAGCTGGTCCGGCCCTGCCCCGAGGGCCCGTTCTGGCTGCTGGGCCTGGCGGAGGATCCGGCGGTCATGGCCTATCTCGAATTCTGCCAACGCCGCCCGAGCCCCATGGACGCCATCGCGCTGCCGCATGATCACGCCTTCACCCTGTATCAGGCGCTACCGCATTAACGGCAGCCGCTCCGGTTACAACATCGAGGGCAGAACCTGATCCGGTGGCCGGTGGCCATCGGCAAAGGTCTTGATATTGAGAAGCACCTTCTCGCCCATCTCGATGCGCCCCTCGATGGTCGAAGAGCCCATATGCGGCAGCAGCACCACATTGGGCAGCTCACGCAGGCGTGGGTTGATCTCGTGGCGTCCTTCGAAGACATCAAGCCCAGCACCGGCGATCTCGCCCGAACGCAGCATCCGCGTCAGGGCATTCTCGTCGATCACCTCGCCGCGCGAGGTATTCACCACCACCGCCGAAGGTTTCATCAGCTTGAGCCGTCGGGCATTGAGCAGATGGAATGTCGAGGGCGTATGCGGACAGTTCACCGAGATCACATCGACACGGCTGACCATTTGGTCGAGGCTCTCCCAATAAGTGGCCTCCAGCCCCTCCTCGATCTCGGAGCGAAGCCTGCGACGGTTATGGTAATGGATCTGCATGCCAAACGCGCGCGCGCGCCGCGCCACCGCCTGCCCGATCCGGCCCATGCCCAAAATCCCCAGCCGTTTGCCACCGATTCGTCCGCCCAAATAAGCGGTAGGCGACCAGCCCTCCCAGCGGCCCGACTGCATAATCGCGAGACCTTCAGGGATGCGCCGCGTCACCGCCAGCACCAGCGCCATCGTCATATCGGCGGTGTCCTCGGTCACGACGCCCGGAGTGTTCGACACCAAAATGCCGCGCTGACGGGCCGTGGCCACATCGATATGGTCGATCCCTGCCCCGAAATTCGCGATCAGTTTCAACCCCTCACCGGCCTGCGCCAGCATATTGGCATCAATCTTGTCGGTCAGCGTCGGGACCAGAACATCGGCGCGTTTCATCGCCGCGACCAGCTCGTCGCGCGTCATCGGCGCATCGGTGTCGCGCAGTTCGACATCGAACAGTTCCTTCATCCGCGTCTCCACGACCTCGGGCAACCGTCGCGTGACGACAACACTCAAACGCTGGTTCGGCATGGCGCCTCCTCCCCCTCTTCCAACTCTCCGTGCTTAAGGGCAAACTGCGCCTCAAGGGTTGAAGATACAAGACCCACCGAGGCAGAAAATGGCAAAATACACCGTATTGTCGCAATTTTGTTGCGCACCGAAACCACCACCATATGGGCAGTAACAGCATGATTACGAAACAGGCACTTTTGCGCGCCAT
Protein-coding regions in this window:
- a CDS encoding carboxymuconolactone decarboxylase family protein; the protein is MSYTDKISTVRGELRSIVQAIPEAMQGFGTLSENVEGAGVLDRKQKEMLALGMAIVQRCEPCILLHVESFRKAGGTREELGDILGVAIQMSGGPGVMYSGHALAAWDEFAK
- a CDS encoding GH25 family lysozyme gives rise to the protein MIPIRKLLAACGLALSLASCGGGSGPTVGKLANPSSLDAANYRAPGIPLQFGDRSPHPWGELSPSDYPIHGIDAARYQGLIDWRRARSSGIRFAWLKATEGGDYIDPGYGMNANAARAAGVAVGAYHFYYFCRTPQEQAAWYISRVPRVRGDLPPVLDIEWNHQSKTCRRFPDPQTVRAEMRTFLDIVTAHYGTRPVIYSTVDFWHDNDLELLGNYDFWLRSVADHPRDRYPGVRWTFWQYTGTGIAPGIGGTVDLNAFAGSPTGWANWYSARQQP
- a CDS encoding FAD-dependent oxidoreductase; the encoded protein is MKTHVKALVVGGGAVGCSIAYHLAKAGWKDVMLVERDELTAGSTWHAAGLLPLFNMGYATTHIHKYSVDFYKTLEAETGLNAGFSICGNLRMAQTQERMDEYLLYSSIAETADVYHEFLTPKEMKDRWPLLNTEDLIGALFHPQDGYINPADVTQAMAKGARQRGVDIVRKLQVNAYKWTGSEWIVTLEKMVDKGGNLVGSGEMVDIHAEHVVTATGNHAQRTAKLLGIKIPAIPVEHQFIVTEPDPALLAYREAGNPEHPVLRDSDSKWYVREERGGWILGPYERGAPACFRHGVPDSFRADLFPLDLERIEEEYMSMIHRIPTTETAGLKDDFNGPICYTPDGNPLVGPAPGLRNMWLAEGFSFGITAAGGTGYYLAQMMVEGEAEIDMASLDPKRYGQWMTNEWAVKKNEECYEHVFILHHPDEEREAARPLRTTPNYDAQIAEGAQMGQVNGWERPNYYGPKDAPSNFDHEARSFRRGGWWQYAKDEAEAIRNTAGLIDASAFTKHLVRGPGATAFLDLFTCNKLPKVGRINLTYALTPAGTTRTEYTIVRIAEDEYYLISAGAWTDYDADYLKKSAEDFRANGGDYLDIHDITTQWGVFALAGPNARAILNELVVDAEPETVLSNKRFPWLSMRNIELGMCPVRAVRVAYTGELGWELHFPIEFSRYLWNALQEAGAKHGMKLVGARAQNWLRQEKSYRAFGNELGRDATPLEAGLNRFVDLDKEFTGKQAMLDKGIRAMCVTLLIDGPADADPWGREAIKLDGEKVGRLTSGGYSVAFGKQIGMGYVRPDLAEPGTKLTVRMMGQDYPAEVTVDSPHDPENTRIRVNG
- a CDS encoding PRC-barrel domain-containing protein — protein: MKKLLATTAITVMAALPVMAQSTDTNAAASAQVQGNDTFFKSVPDAVMASDFIGKRVYATASTDADVTADTDMDDIGEVSDMIVGNNGDVEAVLVDVGGFLGIGKKTVAVNLDALQMVSAEGSMGSDYRLVMKGDKASLENAPAYSPAMDDMDQAANAAGNGMENAAENTTTVASDAGNDVADAAGDAADWTKEKAAAAGAAVSAAAKDAADWTKDKTAEAGTAMDQAGNDMADAADDTKADMTTAADTPANPEGTPVTDWSTVKAADLEGQTVYGPNDESIGKVTDVVTDSNDGVTQVVVSVGGFLGMGAKSVALTPDQMEVMKADDGLSIHVAATQDELEQMPAYTG
- a CDS encoding glycosyltransferase family 39 protein, whose amino-acid sequence is MSLLNKSPIWLGLFGLYFAVQATLRILLGDRLNIDEAEAFLWAQGWSWGYGPQPPLYIWLQRLVFLLTGPSVAGLAILKALTLWATFALSFALMRRWVPPTRIWMAGLATLMLFWLPELVWESQRIRTHNVTVTIAALAFFWALLRLRERPSLGNYAALGLIAGLGLLTKWSFAPLLLAGFGSLLLSAGGRRLLRDRKALLWLVLPLAICLPTFSWIARHAAVALASADKLDFEGGQGPLVSSGLFLTSTATSVLTFLALPVLVLGAFALSTLHKPTRHDAGESGPLRRTEQGVVLGIVGLTLMLILAGGLLSGATELRLRWLLPILVILVPMAALWVLDRLGRRRRIGLVAATLCLPVLLCVAMGVMLKTDPPFKSLDLDGLQEALAAENLTGTVLAKEIIAGNMALRFPELTWHDPATQLVRPCPEGPFWLLGLAEDPAVMAYLEFCQRRPSPMDAIALPHDHAFTLYQALPH
- a CDS encoding D-glycerate dehydrogenase; the encoded protein is MPNQRLSVVVTRRLPEVVETRMKELFDVELRDTDAPMTRDELVAAMKRADVLVPTLTDKIDANMLAQAGEGLKLIANFGAGIDHIDVATARQRGILVSNTPGVVTEDTADMTMALVLAVTRRIPEGLAIMQSGRWEGWSPTAYLGGRIGGKRLGILGMGRIGQAVARRARAFGMQIHYHNRRRLRSEIEEGLEATYWESLDQMVSRVDVISVNCPHTPSTFHLLNARRLKLMKPSAVVVNTSRGEVIDENALTRMLRSGEIAGAGLDVFEGRHEINPRLRELPNVVLLPHMGSSTIEGRIEMGEKVLLNIKTFADGHRPPDQVLPSML